The Bacillus sp. Y1 genome includes the window AGTACATCGTAAGAAGTTCATTAGCATTAACAGAAGATAAAGTCGAATCAAAACAATAAGCTTTCAAAGGTTTCTCGCCTTCTAAATTTCTTCTGTTAAGAATATCAACAATACTTCTTTGTCGAGCCATCTGTGAAATAAAGAATTTAATATATAAAGGATTGCCATTAGTTAATGTGTAAAACGCTTCGAAGTATTTCTGTATCTGTGATTCAATAATATTCTCGTTTTCTCGTAATTTCAAATCACTAATTAATTCAGTTATATAGATTCGTGTAATCTCTTTATCAAATTTTTGAATAGGAATAAATTCTTGTACTCTTAAGTCGTGTCTAGAGGTCAATAGAAATTTATGTCCCATAGGTGTATTTTTAATAAAATTGTGGATATCAGAGAGCTCTTCATTAGAAAAAACTTCTAAATTGTCTAACACTATAAAAAATTTAGTGCTCTCTAATGCTTGATTCACATGTTCTTCCTTCTTAAAGAAATCCAAACTTTGAATAAATGATATATCATAGAAAATCAATAATATTTTATTGTATAAATCTTCAAGAGAGTGAAATTCCCTTTGTAATTCTCTTCTCTCGTCAAAGTATATTCTCTGGTCTTTTGCACTTATCCAAATAACATCGTCGAAATCGGACTCACCATTATTTATACTATCTTTGATTTGCTCAGCAACTTTATAAGCTATAGAAGTTTTACCAATTCCACCGTCACCAGTTAAGGATAGTAGATAGTTTTTATGATGATTAATTAATTCAGTATATATCGCTTCTATTTCATAGTCCCTTCCAAAGAATCTATAGTAGGGAGGTGGGGGAAATTTAGAATACTTATTATATGTAGGATCATTAATTACAGTTTTATTAGGCAGGGCTCTGGTAGAATTAGATATTATTTTTTCAAGGGTAACTAAATCTCTGGCGACATCATTAGAAGATCCGTTTCTGAAATAAATATTTCCTTGTTTTAACTTATCTCCCTCATCTTTGGTACAAATAATTGGTCTTTGCTGATCTGTTAGTATTTCTATTACAGCGATAGTGCGGTTGTATTCCGAAAGAGTAACTTTCTCCATCCGAAAGTTAACAGGATGACTGCTATAAGACCTCAGAACTTGAACCCAGTTCGCATCATCAATTAATATATCTTTATCAATACCTACAATCTCCTTATCACCAGTATTGTGTACTTTTATTCCACAAATAATATATGCTGAGTCAGAAAAAGTTGAATTTCCAAATGATAATAAATCTTTAACAAAATCAGTTTTACTCTTTCTATCTGATATATTGTAAAAGGTTGTTTTAAAGTCTAATAACGTCCCTTCCACACCCTTTATCAATTTTTTTAAGAATTTTTGATCCATGATTACCTCCACTAAAGAATTGTTTGTATTAAGAATTCTCTAAGTTGTTGCAAAAAAATAGTCTATATGAAACCCTGCATTCCTAATATTAAACTAATAATTAAGTTTAATATTTTACCAATTTATAGTATTATAATACACTTTTTACAAATATATTTCCATTTTTTCACCCGTTTGGAAGGAGTACTAATTTACCATAAAAATTATGAGTTAAGTATGTATAAAAGCTTCGAGTACCTTTTCTTAATATTAATATAGTAAATGAATTTTTCTATTACCACTGTAGTTTTACTAGATGTGAACATTAAAACTTTTTGATATATTCCACTATTTATTCCTCTTCGAGGGCTGGGTAAATATTTGGGTGTAAAATAGGGGCAATCTTTTCCAACCCCAGTAGTAATCTTGGGGAAGGTCTGCAAAACAATGGCTCATCTAGTATGTATAGTTGCTGATTTTTGATTGCATCCATCTGATCCCATTCAGGGCGTTTTAGGATGACCTTAGGGTTCACTTTCTCTTTTTGTACTCCGACCCAAACTACTGAAATGACATCAGGGTTTCTTCTGCGAACTTCGTCCCAATCGGTCTGAACACTCGCTTCCCTGCGGTCCGAAAAAATATTGTGTCCACCAGCTAGCTGACTGATTTCGGTTAACCAATTGCTTGCCCCTGGGGTGAATACTGGTTTCGACCACCACTCCCAGTAGATCGTTTTAGGAATTTCAACCTTCTTGCTTAGAGCCTTGTAGTCTCTAATTTTAGAAGTAAACTTCTCGTAGGCTATGGTGGCTTTTTCTATGGAGTTTGTTGCTTTTCCAACAAACAATAAGGAATCAGCTACCTCTTGTAGGGTTGTTGGATTAGGAACGATTACATAAGGGATATTACGTTTCTCTAACTCTTCAATATTACGTTCCATTCCAGGGACAGTGAGGGAGGCTAACACTAAATCTGGTTGTAATTCTTCGACCTTATCCATATTTATGTTAAGATCCGGCCCTAATCTCGGTAACTCTTTAATCTCCTCGGGCCAGTCAGAATAGTCATCGACTCCAATTAATGAAGAAGTTAATCCTAAATAAGCCACAATTTCGGTGTTGCTTGGACAAATAGAAATCAGTTTCAACGGAACACGCTCCTTACTCTAGGAATCTACTCTTATTACACTTATTATTATAATAAAAGAATCCTTAATTAGGAGGAGAAACATGTGAAGAATTTCCATTGCTGTGCCTCATGTGTAAATTATGAAGTGAAAAAAGAGAATGGGAAAATGATTTACCGATGCTCCCGATTAGGATTTGATACAAAACCAACCTATCAATTTAACTGCTGGGATCCGAAAGAGGCAGTGAAGAAGTTGATGGGGAAGGATGAATAAAGAGAATTTGATTTTATAGTAGACTCGGCTTGATGAGTCGATTTAGAGTCCGAATGCACCATTGATTTGGACAGGGACGTCATGTGGGGTCGCTATAGAGTAAGAATAACCCATGATTCGGACAGGAACGGTTCTGGGAGTCGTTCCAGAGTCCGAATTGGCCCATGATTAGGACAGAAACGGCTTGGGGAATCGCTATAGAGTCCGAATGCGCCATTGATTTGGACAGAACGTCATGTGGTGTCGCTTCAAAGTCCGAATGGGCCTGTGATTAGGACAGGCCCGTCTTGGGTAGTCGCTTCAGCGTCCGAATGGGCGTGTGATTAGGACAGGCCCGTCTTGGGTAGTCGCTTCAAAGTCCGAATGGGCGTGTGATTAGGACAGGCCCGTCTTGGGTAGTGGCTTTAGAGTCCGAATGGGCGTGTGATTAGGACAGGCCCGTCTTGGGTAGTCGCTTCAGCGTCCGAATGGGCGTGTGATTAGGACAGGCCAGACTTGGGCAGAGGTATCAGAGTCCGAATGGGCCTGTGATTAGGACAGGTCCGGCTTGGGTAGTCGATTCAGCGTCCGAATGGGCGTGTGATTAGGACAGGCCCGGCTATGGGAGTCGCTTCAGAGTCCGAATGGGCCTGTGATTAGGACAGGCCAGACTTGGGCAGAGGTATCAGAGTCCGAATGAGCGTATCATTAGGACAGGCCCGTCTTGGGTAGTCGCTTTAGAGTCCGAATGGGCCTGTGATTAGGACAGGCCCGTCTTGGGTAGTCGGTTCAGAGTCCGAATGGGCGTGTGATTAGGACAGGCCCGTCTTGGGTAGTCGGTTCAGAGTCCGAATGGGCCTGTGATTAGGACAGGCCCGTCTTGGGTAGTCGCTTTAGAGTCCGAATGGGCCTGTGATTAGGACAGGCCCGTCTTGGGTAGTCGCTTCAGAGTCCGAATGGGCGTGTGATTAGGACAGGCCCGTCTTGGGTAGTCGCTTCAAAGTCCGAATGGGCGTGTGATTAGGACAGGCCCGTCTTGGGTAGTCGTTCCGGAGTCCGAATGGGCCCATGATTAGGACAGAAACGGCTTTGGGAATCGCTATAGAGTCCGAATGCGCCATTGATTTGGACAGGAACGTCATGTGGTGTCGCTTCAAAGTCCGAATGGGCCTGTGATTAGGACAGTTCCGTCTTGGGTAGTCGCTTCAAAGTCCGAATGGGCGTGTGATTAGGACAGGCCCGGCTATGGGAGTCGATTCAGCGTCCGAATGGGCCTGTGATTAGGACAGGCCCGGCTATGGGAGTCGATTCAGCGTCCAAATGGGCGTGTGATTAGGACAGGCCCGGCTATGGGAGTCACTTTAGAGTCCAAATGGGCCTGTGATTCAGACAGGCCTGGCTTGTGCAGTGATTCAAAGTCCGAATGCACTCCTGATTCGGACAGATCTCGCTTCGGAAGTTGCAGCAGGGTCCGAAATAAGTGTAAACATAGGATAGCAATTTTGGGGGATCCTTTTTGAGTAAATATGAATTAATACAGAAAGTATTTTATTATTGGAAACAAATGGATAAACTTCTATCTAGAGAACAAAATGGAGGTGGGAGCAGTGAAAAAGATCCTGATCACATTAACGGCAATCCTCTTTGTTTCGGGTTGTACAGGAGATAATGAATTATTGAATGAGAATGAAGCAAGTGAAGCCGTTGCAAGGCAGGCTGAGGTGATTGCGACTGATCTAAATATTCCTTGGAATATTACCAAATACAATCAAACCTTTTATTTAAGTCAACGTGCGGGAAGTATTATTAAAGTGGACGGAGAAAATGGTTCGAAAACGATGCAAGAGGTGGATGTTACAAAAGATGTCCTTCATATTGGAGAAGGAGGGCTTTTGGGTTTCATTCTTTCTCCAAATTTTGAAAGCAACCAGGAAGCATATGCTTACCATACATATGAAGAAAATGGAGAAGTATTGAACCGTATAGTCGTTCTCCGGCTTAATCAAAATACATGGCGAGAAACTTCCGTGATCCTTGAAGGAATTCCTGGCGGGAGAATTCATAATGGTGGCCGAATCAAAATTGGACCTGACGGCAAATTGTATGCAACTGCTGGAGATGCAGGGAATTCCAATAACGCTCAAAACGTCAGTAGCTTAGCAGGGAAAATTTTACGTATGGAATTAGATGGCTCCATTCCTAATGATAATCCAATCAATAATTCATACGTATATTCATATGGACATAGAAATCCTCAAGGTTTAGCGTGGGATAATAGTGGAAAGCTTTATAGCTCTGAACATGGGCAGTCGGCACATGATGAAATTAATCAAATTGAACCCGGGAAAAACTATGGGTGGCCCGTGATTGAGGGCGACGAAAAAGCTTCAAATATGGTTTCTCCATTATTCCATACCGGAGAGGAAACATGGGCACCATCTGGAATTGAAATAAAAAACGGGAATATATATGTTGCGACCTTACGGGGCGAAAGTATTCGAGTAGTCGACTTAGCTGGTGAAAAAACGGAAACCGCTTTTGAAGGTGCCGGAAGAATGCGGGATATTTTTATTGAAGGAAATGCGTTATATTCCGTCACCAATAATCGCGATGGAAGAGGAAATCCTCGGGAAGGTGACGATCGATTATTTAGGTTAACAATACAGTAGTAGAAAAAATGCCCAACTAGTTATTGTACTGCACCCCAAAAGTTAGAGTGAAATCTACTTTTTGGGGTGTATTTTTTATGACTAAATATAGCGAACAATTTAAATTAGCATTAGTTAGAGAATATCAAGAAGGAAAACTGGGTTATTATCTGTTGGCTAAAAAGCATGGTATAAAAAGCAGTACAGCAATTAAAAACTGGGTGAAAGTATACGAAAAGTACGGGATGGAGGGGTTAATGCTGAAGAAACACAATGACGTTTACTCTGTTCAATTTAAATTGGATGTATTAGACTATATGAAAAATACAGGTGCTTCTGTAATGAATACTGCACTCAAATTTGGACTAACAAACCCTCCATTAATCACAACTTGGAAAAAGGTTTATTTAGAGGGAGGTCTAGAAGCGCTGGATAAGCCGAAAGGGTGGCCCTCTATGTCTGATAAACCAAAGAACAGAAAAAATAAAAAAACTACTGAAGAAAAAGAACTAACATACGAGCAAAATTATGGTTATCGTCGTATTCAATTAGAATTGAAAAACCGTGGGTTCAAAGTGAATCATAAGAAGGTTCAACGCCTAATGAGAAAACGTGGACTTAAAGGAGATAAGTTCAGATTAAAATCACGTAAGTACAGCTCTTATAAAGGAACGACGGGAACTGTTGCCAAGAACCTTATTAATCGCCGCTTTCATACAAACGTGTGCCATCAAAAACTAGCCACAGATATTACTGAATTTAAGTGTTCAGACGGTTTGAAGCTGTATTTAAATCCCATTATGGATATGTTCAATGGTGAAATTCTTTCTTTTGGGATAGGTATGCGTCCTACCTTAGAATTAGCTCTCACCCCCCTTGAGGAAGCTTTAGAAATAGTAATAGATTCAAAGTTTAGAACTACTATACATACTGATCAGGGGTGGCATTATCAACATAATAAGTGGGTAAAAACACTGAAGGAAAACAAGGTGTTCCAGAGTATGTCTCGGAAAGGAAACTGTTTAGATAATTCGCCAATGGAGAACTTCTTCGGGTTAATGAAACAAGAAATGTATTATGGGGAACCACTTTACTCATATGAGGAATTAGAAAAGAGAATAGAAGAATATATTCATTATTATAATTACAAGCGCATAAAGCAAAAATTGGCAGGCATGAGCCCGGTACAATACCGTGTCCATACCAGCCAAATCGCTGCTTAATATAAAACTCTAACTTTCGGGGGGCACCTCATATTTGGGTATTTTTTGGTGTCTGCTAGTCTTTTGATGGTAAAATAGTTGAGACAAATGATCTTCTAGGAAGGAGAGACATACATGAATATACGATTAAATCACAAAATCATAAAAGACATGTGTGGTGCAGTCTCCTTTAAACGAGGAGATTCTTTTTATCGTGCGGATAGAGTAACATTCCAGAGTTATCATCATCAAGGTTGTGAAGCAACGGTTACGGGTGCGGAGGACTTTAAAGTGAAAGTAGACGTGGACCATGGTGATTTTCAAACAACCTGTAGCTGTCCCACGCTACCTTCTTTTAAAAATGAATGTCAGCATATTGCAGCTGTGTTATTAGCGATATATGACTATCAGAAAAAAGGGACGGTCCCTTTTATACCAAGCGAACATAGTAACGCCAATCAGGAATTAACAGATGGGTTATTAACCCTGTTTGCCCATCAGCCAAAGCGGTCGAGTGGACATCAGCTCCATTTTGAAAACCGGCAAGTCGTAGAGGCTGCGTTTACTTGTAAAATCATTTCAGTTATGGATAAAGAGATGCTTGGGATGGAGCTTACTATCCACTCCATTCCAGTCCAAGATATACGAGATTTCTTCGAGAAAATGAAAAACGGGATACCCATACCCCTTTCAGCTACTTTTACTTATGATCCGAGTGTGCATTGTTTCCAAAGGGAAACGGACACGGTGATTCACCAGCTTGTTCAAGTGACCCATGATGAAAAGGTGCATGGTGCTATACATAACACCCAAATGCTATTGATCACACCGACTTCTTGGGAAAGGCTACTCCCTTTTCTTGTAAAGGCCCCACATGTAAGCTTACAGGTTGATGAATACACATATAGTGGAATCAGACTTTCTAAAAGAACGCTTCCTTTACAATTTGATGTAACAGACGTAAAGGGCGGAGGGTATCAACTGAAAGTTCAAGGCTTGGATCAAATCCTTGTGTTGAATTCATACGGACTAGTTTTGGCTAAAGGGGAGATGTACCAAATCCCTTATGAAGATATTGACCGGCTGGTTGAAATGAAACAGATGTTAGCTAATACGAAGTCAGGTAGTATTCCCATTCCAAAGGATCAATTTGATTTTTTCTTGGAAAAAGTGGTTCCGGGTTTGAAAAAGTTGGGGAACGTGCAAATATCATCTACCGTTTCCAATCAACTTTTCCAAACGCCGCTCATAGCAAAGTTGTACCTTGATCGAGTAAGCAATCGACTTCTTGCTGGGCTAGAATTTCATTATGAAAATATCGTGATCAACCCATTAGAAAGTCATCAACAGCAAGCAAGATTTATTGCAGCAAGGGATGTAGGGAAAGAACAAGCGATCCTCAAGTTGATGGAGGAAAGTTCTTTTGCTACCACGGACAGTGGATATGTTCTGCATAATGAGGAATTGGAGTATGAGTTTTTATATCATGTCGTTCCAAAGCTTCAAAAGTTAGTGCAAATATATGCGACGACAGCTGTCAGAAACCGGTTGTTTAAGGAGAATGTTCACCCAAAAATCCGGATTAAAATGAAAAAGGAACGAACCAATTGGCTTGAATTCAAGTTTGAAATGGAGGGCATGGCAGAGAAAGAGATTCGTGCCGTGCTAGCAGCCTTAGAGGAAAAGCGAAAATACTATCGGTTGAAAAATGGGTCTCTGCTCTCGTTAGAAACAAGAGAATTTGAAGAAATTGATCGTTTCCTTAAAACACTTCCTGTCCAACCAGAAGATTGGGAAAGTGAATTAAACCTACCTGTTGTTCGAGGGTTACAGCTCTTAGATGGTGATAGCAAAGTATTTAAGTTTGAAGAGTCCTTTCGTCAATTTTTAGATACTATTCAAAATCCGGGTGAAATGAAGTTTGAGGTGCCAAAACCGGTAGAACCGATTCTCCATGAGTATCAGAAGCAAGGCTATCAATGGATGAAAACTCTCGCCCATTTTGGATTTGGAGGGATTCTTGCAGATGATATGGGACTTGGGAAAACCTTGCAGAGCATTTCATTTATATTGTCGGAGCTTGCTACCATACGTGACAAAAAGCTCCCTGTTCTTGTTGTCTGTCCATCGTCTTTAACCTATAACTGGTTAAGTGAAATGATGAAGTTCGCTCCAGAGCTACAAGCCGTTGTGATGGATGGAACGAAAACGGAACGGGTAAAACTTCAGAATGACCTGGATGGGCTGGACGTTGTGATCACCTCGTATCCATTGTTATTAAAAGATTTGACCTGGTACCAAAAACAATCGTTTCGTGTGGTTTTCTTTGATGAAGCACAAGCCTTTAAAAATCCAGTTTCACAAACAGCGAAAGCCGTGCGAAGGATACAAGCCAATTATCGCTTTGCCCTTACAGGGACTCCGGTGGAAAATTCCTTAGAAGAGCTGTGGTCTATTTTTCATGTTGTGTTTCCTGAACTTTTCCTTGGATTCAAGGAGTACAGCAATCTAACAAGAAAGCAAATTGCTCGCAGGATTCGACCGTTTTTACTTAGAAGAATGAAGGAAGAGGTGCTCTCTGACATTCCTGGGAAAATGGAGTTGATGGAGTCAGTGGAGCTTCTCCCAGATCAGAAGAATTTGTATGCCGCGTATCTTGCCAAACTGAAAGAAGATACGTTAAAGCATTTGGACAAGGACACAATAAGAAAAAATCGGATTAAAATCTTGGCTGGATTAACGAGATTAAGACAGATTTGTTGTCATCCTGCTTTATTTGTAGATGGATATAAAGGAAGTTCGTCAAAATTTGAACAGCTCATGAAGATTGTAGATGAAGCAAGGTTTTCTGGAAGAAGGGTGCTGATTTTTTCCCAGTTTACGAAAATGCTCACTCTGATTGGTAGGGAACTAGCGAATCAAGGGATTCCATTTTTCTACCTTGATGGTCAGACTCCATCGGAAGAACGTCTAGAAAGATGCAATCGATTTAACGATGGCGAACGAGATATTTTTCTTATTTCATTAAAAGCAGGTGGGACGGGACTGAATTTAACAGGGGCGGATACAGTTATTTTATACGACCTTTGGTGGAATCCGGCTGTGGAGGAGCAAGCGGCAGACCGTGCACATCGCATTGGCCAGACGAATGAGGTACAAGTGATTAAGCTGATTGCACGCGGGACCATCGAGGAGAAAATAAATGAACTGCAGGAGAAAAAGAGAGATCTTGTGTCAGAGATTATTGATTCTAAGCGAGATTCTACTCCTTCTCTTACAGAAGATGATATTCGTGAGATATTGACGATGTAAAGTAGTTGATAGATAAAGGGAGAGCCTCCATTATTGGAATGCTCTCCCTTATTTATATTACTCGTCCGATTCCTCGCCTTGTCTGTTTTTCTGTTCCGGAAGAGTATCCCAGAAGCTCGTATCGGCAGTCTCAATGGAGCCATCTGCAATTGCTCGTACTGTAGCATCTAAGGTAGTAATCGTCTGCTTAATTAAATAGCCGTTGCTCTTTTGTCCTAGAGCATAAGATTCTACAAAGTGATCGGACATGCCGCGCATTTCAAATAGGAGGGTAGAGATACCATAACGAACAGCCGCTCCGTTACGTCCAATATTTTCTCCGCTGCCACCAACGTATTTACCGATATGTCCCCAACCAGTATCCTCAAGTGCTCCATAAACAACCGATCCTAGTTTTTTAGAGCGTTCAACCACTTCAGGTTTCACATTTGGATTGGTCGGATATAGAATCGATCCAGATACGAGTTCTCCATCTGTTTCACTAAGTGTGCCCTGGTGATGAAGATCAATCATGTAATCGATGTTATATTTTTCAAAAACATTCTTATGTAAGTTTCTCACTTCGGGTTCCATGTCACTCGTCGCTTTATCATGTTCACGGTTAAGGTCCACATAGTTCGCATTA containing:
- a CDS encoding NB-ARC domain-containing protein — its product is MDQKFLKKLIKGVEGTLLDFKTTFYNISDRKSKTDFVKDLLSFGNSTFSDSAYIICGIKVHNTGDKEIVGIDKDILIDDANWVQVLRSYSSHPVNFRMEKVTLSEYNRTIAVIEILTDQQRPIICTKDEGDKLKQGNIYFRNGSSNDVARDLVTLEKIISNSTRALPNKTVINDPTYNKYSKFPPPPYYRFFGRDYEIEAIYTELINHHKNYLLSLTGDGGIGKTSIAYKVAEQIKDSINNGESDFDDVIWISAKDQRIYFDERRELQREFHSLEDLYNKILLIFYDISFIQSLDFFKKEEHVNQALESTKFFIVLDNLEVFSNEELSDIHNFIKNTPMGHKFLLTSRHDLRVQEFIPIQKFDKEITRIYITELISDLKLRENENIIESQIQKYFEAFYTLTNGNPLYIKFFISQMARQRSIVDILNRRNLEGEKPLKAYCFDSTLSSVNANELLTMYSLAVTDNNHLSFHELKYVTSIDHNTLQETLESLTSQSMLHKNYSNGQQNYSLNNLLRSYLIEEKRIPGAEFSRLHSKTRKISIYDKDINEEYSYNFGLNTVINKNEVMSYNMILEVLNSNESFNEKYLEEILTLYPGNYLVSFYKNLQKINLSQDNIYNIYTEINSDFSHIVSLNHYDEQRVMLYVWKSILYIKLEKYEDVLSDLDYAMNNFESEHKCLLGVLKATVLNKMALQEYAHNRFSTHDQYREVADTLFNQYFSDFYPKPYFYFLKKHIIFGYNKNNQHIKSQRPKITDFSPFVWDLEVLKNQTLFPQYIQSR
- a CDS encoding cobalamin-binding protein codes for the protein MKLISICPSNTEIVAYLGLTSSLIGVDDYSDWPEEIKELPRLGPDLNINMDKVEELQPDLVLASLTVPGMERNIEELEKRNIPYVIVPNPTTLQEVADSLLFVGKATNSIEKATIAYEKFTSKIRDYKALSKKVEIPKTIYWEWWSKPVFTPGASNWLTEISQLAGGHNIFSDRREASVQTDWDEVRRRNPDVISVVWVGVQKEKVNPKVILKRPEWDQMDAIKNQQLYILDEPLFCRPSPRLLLGLEKIAPILHPNIYPALEEE
- a CDS encoding PQQ-dependent sugar dehydrogenase, whose product is MKKILITLTAILFVSGCTGDNELLNENEASEAVARQAEVIATDLNIPWNITKYNQTFYLSQRAGSIIKVDGENGSKTMQEVDVTKDVLHIGEGGLLGFILSPNFESNQEAYAYHTYEENGEVLNRIVVLRLNQNTWRETSVILEGIPGGRIHNGGRIKIGPDGKLYATAGDAGNSNNAQNVSSLAGKILRMELDGSIPNDNPINNSYVYSYGHRNPQGLAWDNSGKLYSSEHGQSAHDEINQIEPGKNYGWPVIEGDEKASNMVSPLFHTGEETWAPSGIEIKNGNIYVATLRGESIRVVDLAGEKTETAFEGAGRMRDIFIEGNALYSVTNNRDGRGNPREGDDRLFRLTIQ
- a CDS encoding IS3 family transposase, which translates into the protein MTKYSEQFKLALVREYQEGKLGYYLLAKKHGIKSSTAIKNWVKVYEKYGMEGLMLKKHNDVYSVQFKLDVLDYMKNTGASVMNTALKFGLTNPPLITTWKKVYLEGGLEALDKPKGWPSMSDKPKNRKNKKTTEEKELTYEQNYGYRRIQLELKNRGFKVNHKKVQRLMRKRGLKGDKFRLKSRKYSSYKGTTGTVAKNLINRRFHTNVCHQKLATDITEFKCSDGLKLYLNPIMDMFNGEILSFGIGMRPTLELALTPLEEALEIVIDSKFRTTIHTDQGWHYQHNKWVKTLKENKVFQSMSRKGNCLDNSPMENFFGLMKQEMYYGEPLYSYEELEKRIEEYIHYYNYKRIKQKLAGMSPVQYRVHTSQIAA
- a CDS encoding DEAD/DEAH box helicase; the encoded protein is MNIRLNHKIIKDMCGAVSFKRGDSFYRADRVTFQSYHHQGCEATVTGAEDFKVKVDVDHGDFQTTCSCPTLPSFKNECQHIAAVLLAIYDYQKKGTVPFIPSEHSNANQELTDGLLTLFAHQPKRSSGHQLHFENRQVVEAAFTCKIISVMDKEMLGMELTIHSIPVQDIRDFFEKMKNGIPIPLSATFTYDPSVHCFQRETDTVIHQLVQVTHDEKVHGAIHNTQMLLITPTSWERLLPFLVKAPHVSLQVDEYTYSGIRLSKRTLPLQFDVTDVKGGGYQLKVQGLDQILVLNSYGLVLAKGEMYQIPYEDIDRLVEMKQMLANTKSGSIPIPKDQFDFFLEKVVPGLKKLGNVQISSTVSNQLFQTPLIAKLYLDRVSNRLLAGLEFHYENIVINPLESHQQQARFIAARDVGKEQAILKLMEESSFATTDSGYVLHNEELEYEFLYHVVPKLQKLVQIYATTAVRNRLFKENVHPKIRIKMKKERTNWLEFKFEMEGMAEKEIRAVLAALEEKRKYYRLKNGSLLSLETREFEEIDRFLKTLPVQPEDWESELNLPVVRGLQLLDGDSKVFKFEESFRQFLDTIQNPGEMKFEVPKPVEPILHEYQKQGYQWMKTLAHFGFGGILADDMGLGKTLQSISFILSELATIRDKKLPVLVVCPSSLTYNWLSEMMKFAPELQAVVMDGTKTERVKLQNDLDGLDVVITSYPLLLKDLTWYQKQSFRVVFFDEAQAFKNPVSQTAKAVRRIQANYRFALTGTPVENSLEELWSIFHVVFPELFLGFKEYSNLTRKQIARRIRPFLLRRMKEEVLSDIPGKMELMESVELLPDQKNLYAAYLAKLKEDTLKHLDKDTIRKNRIKILAGLTRLRQICCHPALFVDGYKGSSSKFEQLMKIVDEARFSGRRVLIFSQFTKMLTLIGRELANQGIPFFYLDGQTPSEERLERCNRFNDGERDIFLISLKAGGTGLNLTGADTVILYDLWWNPAVEEQAADRAHRIGQTNEVQVIKLIARGTIEEKINELQEKKRDLVSEIIDSKRDSTPSLTEDDIREILTM
- a CDS encoding M14 family zinc carboxypeptidase, with the translated sequence MNLKKKVLSVSLSSLMAFGAITAVSTPVFAVGNGPGAGNGAVQTSILHTYESLVDYLNTQDAKQEAMELEVIGQTVKGRDIYMAKYISNPDNPTILFLTQQHGNEQLTTEGALSFIKHLGTEKTKGVLDNVNVLIIPMLNADGAMGDVDFSLEDYHADGDRHLTRYNANYVDLNREHDKATSDMEPEVRNLHKNVFEKYNIDYMIDLHHQGTLSETDGELVSGSILYPTNPNVKPEVVERSKKLGSVVYGALEDTGWGHIGKYVGGSGENIGRNGAAVRYGISTLLFEMRGMSDHFVESYALGQKSNGYLIKQTITTLDATVRAIADGSIETADTSFWDTLPEQKNRQGEESDE